A window of Ananas comosus cultivar F153 linkage group 4, ASM154086v1, whole genome shotgun sequence contains these coding sequences:
- the LOC109709693 gene encoding E3 ubiquitin-protein ligase listerin isoform X2 yields the protein MGKQKGEAARSKNRPSSSSLAASLLPPGVPSVGFGGYLGSSRVDHASSSEDSVPFSDTDSEIAQNLKRLGRKDPTTKLKALTSLSVLFKHKASEEIVQIVPQWSFEYKKLLHDYNREVRRATHETMSSLVTAIRRGLAPHLKSLMGPWWFSQFDPTPEVSQAARHSFEAAFPASERRLDALMLCVKEIFLYLDENLKLTPQALSDKATPLDELEDMHQRVISSSLLAAATLVDILLGGKLQCLDDENIVSEQKNLSKVRTTTISSAENMFSQHKYFLDFLKSKNPMVRSATYSVLTSYIKHIPHAFNEGSMKVTSPAILGAFQEKDASCHFSMWDMILNFSRKFPHGWSHCNAQKVVLNRFLHFLRNGCYGSKQTSYPVLTLFLESIPIEAVAWEHFVFEFLQNLWAGRNPQHSSAADSSAFFSALKQCFLWVLYNSSRISTEGDVSDRLSLKLVNDILSKLLWRDYLLLGSAENDSRLSDESSARGIKYTYPSSYLQALGRCIVEVLSDIFLNKYSLFNPLCTSFWKDCLEILQQRERLIKFHEHVEQIVGFFVVLDELVPSKGQTWPLDCLARPLVTNSFHAIRSTDTPDVVRLLSVLSEIFGPVNIFSNIANTTASSDEESKMKNFLQAFNDVFIPWCLDGNNRSSSLKLDLLLALIQEEYFIDQWYSIISFATEQQIFFETDVQTSQSFDQIEVLALLFEKVRERIGSNKSYNLQKNGSQPEHWRHKLLDSAAISIAYKSHSRVSDARFLRAVLGGSIRDDQICFLSREAVIIVLRHILKSLTSVLTVSTFGWAKFSCSLLFGAESENLMHSQETSLSTRYEMARFAFEVLEGSIFCLKIIEEEYTLVPSILAALFIIDWESSMVSSLACEDNGIEFCKDAADVSQLGEETYPMLTLGGKISAFRRKMGQAFSTSLNLGILSRLGNILVQTIRFAVFETSELSSDRVADLCSQWVLNVVQTICHNHTQLQILLDNLLSEGESWPFWVRPFFHDKSRSASLQYESVRIFKSEVRHARFVSFVDKLISSLGASKLIVGIPETPHSMESSSVEIASSYSFSRAWLAAEMLCSWKWQGGSALRSFLPSLISSIKSETLSHGILIMTSIVDILLDGAVMNGTRSRWIFFNAWSLSDDEVEKIQDNFLRALVTFLLSIYVKDKLWRKCDALAFFERLTNVLFSSATVNRPYLRVVPFILSVIIPALFRSSEYEQSNDDDLLRYDLVNKRSSEYEQSNDDDPLRYDLVNKSILNWLQTAISCHPVGSGESSEEDLEDWFQLVLSCYPLRMMEKVAKYEVELQRDICHPESSLLLSLFRKYQKLYEDTAASEILVNGETISKSVQMIGAKLTAVSVGYCWQEFEESDWTFVLDRSHRWIESSVLLMEEIAENIDEAVINYRATAELEATLEKLSLTVHSLDPLPISIANAALIILCLLSKLVELQKATNVEISQTPGLERWADTKDRMMGSILRLFFATGVAEAIASSCSEEASSVVASNRRNYTQFWGLVASFVTSSPHHVISSAMESMELWGLSKGSVSSLYAILFSSQPIPSMQFAAYTLLTYEPICQLSLVKESSLEAAGSTVQESDFLKKFESPLVEPFCLRDEISFVIHKPTAELLEMDLISQDRVNFFIAWALLLTHLNSLPSSSTARERLIQYVQDSVSSAILDCLFQHIPLKKGTVNAKKKKDAELVPEASSASSASVNAISKCYIYYYVESLWPTGTEQMASLAGALYGMMIRLLPSYVRNWFSGLRDRSLSSAVESFTKEWCSPPLLMDELSKVKEIVVADENFSVTVSKSAYEIVATYKKEETGMDLVIRLPNCYPLRPVDVECTRSLGISEVKQRKWLLSLTAFVRNQNGAIAEAICTWKSNFDQEFEGVEECPICYSIIHTTNHSLPRLACKTCKHKFHSACLYKWFSTSHKSTCPLCQTPF from the exons ATGGGGAAGCAGAAGGGGGAGGCCGCGAGAAGCAAGAATCGCCCGTCGAGTAGCAG CTTGGCGGCGTCGTTGTTGCCTCCCGGGGTTCCGAGCGTCGGATTCGGAGGATATCTCGGGAGCTCTCGCGTTGATCACGCGTCTTCCTCCGAAGATTCCGTGCCCTTCTCG GATACTGACAGTGAAATAGCACAAAATTTAAAGCGGCTTGGTAGGAAGGATCCAACAACAAAG CTCAAAGCATTGACATCACTGTCAGTACTCTTTAAGCACAAAGCTAGTGAGGAAATTGTGCAAATTGTTCCTCAATGG TCATTTGAGTACAAGAAACTTTTGCATGACTATAACAGAGAAGTTCGTCGGGCTACTCATGAAACCATGAGTAGCCTTGTAACTGCCATCAG GAGAGGCTTGGCTCCACATCTGAAGTCTTTGATGGGTCCTTGGTGGTTTTCTCAGTTCGATCCAACTCCTGAGGTTTCACAAGCTGCACGACATTCTTTTGAG GCTGCATTTCCAGCATCAGAAAGAAGACTTGATGCCTTGATGTTGTGTGTGAAGGAGATATTTCTCTACCTTGATGAGAATCTAAAGCTCACACCCCAAGCTCTTTCTGACAAGGCTACACCACTTGATGAGTTGGAAGATATGCACCAACGG GTGATTTCATCATCATTGCTTGCAGCGGCTACTCTTGTTGACATTTTGCTGGGCGGAAAATTGCAGTGTCTTGATGACGAAAATATTGTGTCAGAACAGAAAAATCTATCAAAAGTTAGAACCACCACCATATCTTCTGCTGAAAACATGTTTTCGCAGCATAAGTACTTTCTTGACTTCCTCAAGTCAAAAAATCCTATGGTTCGTTCAGCTACATACTCAGTTCTAACAAGTTACATAAAACACATTCCTCATGCTTTTAATGAAGGAAGCATGAAGGTTACTTCTCCTGCCATACTTGGTGCTTTCCAAGAGAAGGATGCGTCATGCCATTTTTCCATGTGGGACATGATTCTGAATTTCTCCAGAAAGTTCCCACATGGTTGGTCCCACTGCAATGCCCAGAAAGTTGTTCTAAATCGGTTTTTACACTTCCTACGAAATGGATGTTATGGATCAAAGCAAACTTCCTACCCAGTTCTAACTCTATTCTTGGAGTCCATACCTATTGAAGCAGTGGCATGGGAGCATTTTGTTTTTGAGTTTCTGCAGAACCTTTGGGCTGGAAGGAACCCTCAGCACTCATCAGCTGCTGATAGCTCAGCTTTCTTTAGTGCGCTCAAACAATGCTTCCTTTGGGTGTTATATAATTCATCGAG AATTTCTACTGAAGGGGATGTCTCAGATCGTCTCTCTCTCAAACTTGTAAATGATATTCTATCAAAACTTCTCTGGCGTGACTATCTTCTTTTGGGATCAGCTGAAAATGACAGTCGATTATCTGATGAAAGTTCAGCACGTGGGATTAAGTATACTTATCCTTCTAGTTATCTTCAGGCATTGGGCAGATGCATAGTTGAAGTGCTCTCGGACATTTTCTTGAATAAGTACAGTTTGTTCAATCCATTATGTACATCATTTTGGAAAGATTGTTTAGAGATACTACAGCAAAGAGAACGGTTAATAAAATTTCATGAGCACGTGGAACAGAtcgttggtttctttgttgtATTAGATGAACTTGTGCCGTCAAAGGGTCAAACATGGCCTTTGGACTGTTTAGCCAGACCGTTGGTCACAAACTCTTTCCATGCGATCAGATCTACG GACACCCCTGATGTTGTCAGGCTCTTGTCTGTCTTGTCAGAGATATTCGGGCCTGTAAACATATTCTCAAACATTGCTAACACAACTGCCAGCAGTGATGAGGAATCAAAGATGAAGAATTTTTTGCAGGCATTTAATGATGTTTTCATTCCTTGGTGTTTAGATGGAAATAATCGCTCCTCCAGCTTGAAGCTTGATCTGTTGCTTGCTTTAATCCAAGAGGAGTACTTCATTGATCAATGGTACTCAATCATTTCCTTTGCAACAGAACAGCAGATTTTTTTTGAAACTGATGTTCAGACTTCACAGAGTTTTGATCAAATTGAAGTTCTTGCTTTGCTTTTTGAGAAAGTGAGAGAAAGAATTGGTAGCAACAAGTCATATAATTTGCAGAAAAATGGTTCTCAACCAGAACACTGGCGGCATAAGCTTTTGGATTCTGCTGCCATTTCTATTGCCTACAAATCTCACTCTAGAGTCTCTGATGCTCGGTTTTTACG TGCTGTACTTGGAGGCTCAATTCGAGACGATCAAATCTGCTTCCTTTCTAGAGAAGCAGTGATTATCGTTCTCAGGCATATTTTGAAGAGCTTGACATCAGTTCTTACTGTATCAACTTTTGGCTGGGCAAAATTCTCGTGCTCCTTATTGTTTGGTGCTGAATCAGAAAATTTGATGCATTCCCAGGAAACATCTCTGTCAACAAGGTATGAGATGGCTCGGTTTGCTTTTGAAGTTCTCGAAGGTAGTATTTTCTGCTTGAAGATAATTGAAGAGGAGTACACACTGGTTCCTTCTATTTTGGcagctttatttattattgactGGGAAAGTAGCATGGTTTCTTCACTGGCATGTGAAGATAATGGTATAGAGTTTTGTAAAGATGCTGCTGATGTTTCTCAGCTGGGAGAGGAGACTTATCCCATGTTAACTCTTGGAGGGAAAATAAGTGCTTTTCGTCGTAAAATGGGTCAGGCTTTCTCGACCAGCCTAAATTTGGGCATCCTCTCGAGGCTTGGTAACATCTTGGTTCAGACTATTAGGTTTGCTGTATTTGAGACAAGCGAGTTAAGCTCTGATAGAGTAGCTGATTTGTGCTCTCAGTGGGTGTTGAACGTGGTGCAGACGATCTGCCATAATCACACACAGTTGCAGATTTTGTTGGATAACTTGTTATCTGAGGGGGAATCTTGGCCATTTTGGGTCAGACCATTTTTCCATGACAAAAGTAGATCAGCAAGTCTCCAATATGAATCAGTTCGCATATTCAAAAGT GAAGTGAGACATGCCCGATTTGTTTCTTTCGTTGACAAGCTTATTTCAAGCCTTGGCGCAAGCAAACTGATTGTTGGCATACCAGAAACTCCTCATTCTATGGAATCATCTTCAGTTGAGATTGCTTCCTCATATTCTTTTTCTAGAGCATGGCTTGCAGCTGAAATGCTTTGCTCATGGAAGTGGCAAGGAGGCAGCGCCTTGCGTTCATTTCTACCTTCTCTAATCAGTAGTATTAAAAGTGAAACATTGTCTCATGGCATCCTTATTATGACTTCAATAGTCGACATATTACTAGATGGTGCAGTTATGAATGGGACACGTAGCAGATGGATCTTTTTCAATGCATGGTCTCTTTCAGATGATGAGGTTGAGAAGATACAAGATAATTTTTTGCGTGCCCTAGTTACATTTCTTCTTAGTATATATGTCAAGGATAAGCTCTGGAGAAAGTGTGATGCTTTAGCCTTTTTTGAACGTTTAACTAACGTGCTTTTCAGTAGTGCAACTGTAAATAGGCCCTATTTAAGAGTTGTACCTTTTATTTTAAGTGTAATTATCCCAGCATTGTTTAGAAGTTCAGAATACGAGCAATCGAATGATGATGATCTGCTGAGGTATGATCTGGTAAATAAAAGAAGTTCAGAATACGAGCAATCTAATGATGATGATCCGCTGAGGTATGATCTGGTAAATAAAAGTATATTGAATTGGCTTCAGACAGCTATTTCTTGCCACCCAGTGGGCTCAGGTGAATCATCAGAAGAAG ATCTGGAAGATTGGTTCCAACTTGTCTTGTCTTGCTATCCTCTAAGAATGATGGAAAAAGTTGCAAAATACGAAGTTGAGTTGCAGAGGGATATCTGTCATCCTGAAAGCTCTTTATTGTTGAGTTTGTTCCGAAAGTACCAAAAGTTGTATGAGGATACTGCAGCCTCAGAAATATTAGTAAATGGGGAAACAATTTCAAAGTCAGTGCAGATGATCGGAGCAAAACTAACTGCAGTCTCAGTTGGCTATTGCTGGCAAGAATTCGAGGAAAGTGACTGGACTTTTGTATTAGATAGGTCACATAGATGGATTGAATCATCTGTTTTGCTCATGGAGGAAATAGCTGAGAATATTGATGAGGCTGTTATCAACTACAGAGCTACAGCTGAATTGGAAGCCACTTTGGAGAAGCTCAGTCTGACAGTTCATTCTTTAGATCCATTACCAATTAGTATAGCCAATGCTGCTCTAATTATATTGTGTCTTCTCTCGAAGCTTGTTGAACTCCAAAAAGCCACTAATGTAGAAATTTCGCAGACCCCAGGACTGGAAAGATGGGCTGATACTAAGGATCGAATGATGGGAAGTATTCTCCGGTTATTTTTTGCGACTGGTGTTGCTGAGGCCATTGCAAGCTCATGCAGTGAAGAGGCTTCATCAGTTGTTGCTTCAAATCGGCGTAATTACACGCAATTTTGGGGGCTAGTGGCGTCATTTGTAACTAGTTCACCTCATCATGTTATAAGCTCAGCAATGGAGTCTATGGAGCTTTGGGGTCTTAGCAAGGGCTCTGTTAGCTCATTATATGCGATTCTTTTTTCATCACAGCCGATCCCTTCTATGCAGTTTGCTGCATATACTTTACTTACATATGAACCCATATGCCAACTTTCACTTGTCAAGGAAAGTTCCTTGGAAGCAGCTGGTAGTACAGTTCAGGAGTCTGACTTCTTGAAAAAGTTCGAGTCACCCTTAGTAGAACCTTTCTGTTTGAGAGATGAGATTTCCTTTGTGATTCATAAGCCAACTGCTGAGCTTCTTGAGATGGATTTGATATCTCAAGATAGG GTTAACTTCTTCATTGCCTGGGCACTATTGCTGACTCATCTTAACTCCCTGCCATCTTCTTCCACAGCAAGAGAAAGACTAATACAGTATGTACAGGATTCTGTTAGTTCGGCTATACTAGATTGCCTTTTTCAGCATATTCCTCTAAAAAAGGGCACAGTTAATGccaaaaagaagaaggatgcAGAGCTTGTACCAGAAGCATCTAGTGCTTCAAGTGCTTCTGTGAATGCTATATCGAAGtgctacatatattattatgtgGAGTCACTTTGGCCTACTGGGACAGAGCAAATGGCTTCACTTGCTGGGGCTCTATATGGAATGATGATCCGGCTTCTGCCTTCTTATGTTCGCAATTGGTTTAGTGGTTTAAGAGACCGCTCACTATCATCTGCTGTTGAGTCTTTCACGAAAGAATGGTGCAGTCCTCCTCTCCTCATGGATGAGTTATCTAAG GTTAAAGAGATTGTTGTTGCTGATGAGAACTTCTCAGTTACAGTGAGTAAATCAGCGTATGAGATAGTTGCTACTTATAAAAAGGAGGAGACAGGAATGGATCTTGTAATACGGCTTCCCAACTGTTATCCTTTGCGTCCTGTTGATGTTGAATGTACAAGAAGTTTGGGTATTAGTGAAGTAAAGCAAAGGAAATGGCTGCTATCTTTGACGGCATTCGTTCGTAATCAG AATGGTGCAATAGCAGAGGCAATATGCACTTGGAAAAGCAACTTTGACCAGGAGTTTGAAGGGGTCGAGGAGTGTCCAATCTGTTATAGCATCATCCACACCACCAACCACAGCCTTCCTCGGCTTGCATGCAAGACCTGCAAGCATAAGTTCCACTCTGCTTGCTTGTACAAGTGGTTCTCGACTTCTCACAAGTCGACGTGCCCATTGTGTCAAACTCCTTTTTGA